The genomic interval CTCCCTCGCACGTACGGTGGATGCGGGAAGGGAGCTCGATATGTCCGGAAAGACGCCGTGGTGGGCCATTGTGGCCGGGGTGTTCATGTTCATGCTGCTCGCCTCCAGCCTGCTCCAGGCGGTGCGCGATGTTTTCACCTATGCGGTCGTCATCCTGTTGCTGGCCGCCGGCGCGCGACTGGTGTACGTGATCAGGCACGAGCGCGCGGTGGCCGAACGGAAGCTGGCGCGCGAACGCAGGCAACGGCGCGGGCCGCGCCGGCAAGGCGCGATGTTGCTGAACGGCATGGACTTCCCGACGCCGGGAGAGGCGCGGTGCCGGGAATGGCGCACCCAGAACTGATCAGGAAGGCTTGCGCGCCGGGAACTCGGCGGCGAGTTCGCCGAACATCGCGGTGTTCATGGCGAAGGCCCGCTGCGCTTCGGCCAGGGCCCGGCGGCGATCGAGGTCGTCGAGCGGGAGTTCGTCCAGCAGCGCGCGATATTCGCGCTTGAACGCGGCCGGATTGCTGATGCCGTCGAAGACGTAGAAGCGCACGCCGTCACCGCGGCGCGGCAGATCCCACAGCTTCTCCGCGGTGCCGCGGATGACCTGGCCGCCCGAGAGGTCACCGAGGTAGCGGGTGTAGTGATGGGCGATGTATCCGGCCGGCCACTCGCGGGCGCACTCGTCGATCCGGGCGGCGTAGGCGGCGGTCGAGGGCAGCGCCTCGACCTCGCCGCGCCAGTCCGGGCCGATCAACGCGACGAGATCGCGTTCCAATTCGGCGGTCCGGGCCAGTTCCGGCCGGATGAAGGGGCCCGCGATCGGATCCTCGGCGAGGGTGTCCCACCGCGCCTCGAGGGCCCGGTAGACGAACCACAGCTGACCGGTGTAGCGATGATACGAGTCGATCGGCAGACCGCCGCCGAGCATGTCACTGATGAAGGTGGAGTTCTCCGCCTCGGCATGCTGGGCCTCGGTCGCGGTCCGGATCTGCGCCGAAAACGGTACTGCTTGGGACATTTCCTGTTCCACCACGAACCACCTCACCGGCCACCTGCGCCTGCGGCAACCGACTTTGGTTACCCTAACTACCCTTGACCATACCGACTCGGCGCGATCTCCGATATCCAACTTTCGGTGGAATCCGTCCGATCAATGGGCGGATTGGCCGCGCCGGATCCGGCGCGGGCGGCGCACGACGATCGGTCTGCGCAGCGCGCCCGCCCGTTTCAGAATCTGCGGACGCAACTGCGTCCGGTCGAACCACTCGCCCAGCGTGACGCCCGCGGCCAGCGCACAGCTGACGCCGAACGCGTTGATCAGCTGGTTCAAGCCGACGATCAACTGATCGTTGAGCAGCCCGTACAACCCGCGGTAGACGCTGAGACCGGGCAGCAACGGGGTGATGCCGGCGACCGCGACGACCAGCGGGGGCGTCAACGCGCGCCGCGCCATCAGACCACCGGCCAGACCGACCACGGTCGCGGCGACGCCGGAGGAGACCACCGGGCCGAACCCGGCGTACTGCACCAGCAGGAAGACGATGGTGCCCGCCGCGCCACCGAGGGCGGCCGCGGCCAGGGCGCGTTTCTCGGCGTAGCAGGCGAGCGCGAAGGCCAGCGCCGCTACCGCACCGGCCAGGATCTTGACCGGAAGGTTGGTGATGTCGCGGCCGGAGAGCATCTCGATCGCGGGCACGGTCGCGCCGACCTGTTCCCCGAGCCGCAGCGCGATCGCGATACCCGCGATGATGCCGCCGGTCATCATCATCACCTCGAGCATGCGGGCGGTGGCCGTGATCGGCGCGCCCGTGATCGCGTCCTGGACCGCGCCGAACAGTTGCAGACCACTGAGCAGCACGGTGATTCCGGCGGCGATGACCAAGGTCGGCGCCGCCGAAATGCCGTGTGGTTCGGCGAAAGTCGCCAGCAGAATCGCCGGCGTCGCCGCGATGGCGCCGCCCACCATGTGCTGGAAGAAGAACGGCAGACCGTACCGGTTGAGCACCCGGTTGGTCCGGTCGATCGCGGCGGTCGCCGCGAAACTCACCGCGGCCACGATCAGATTGCCGCCGAGCAGCGCGGCGATCGAGGCGGCCAGCAGGGACCACCCCAGGGTGGCGGTCCAGCGATGGTAGGGATGGTCGGCTCTGGTGATCTCGTCGAGCGCGGCGCGTGCCTCGTCGGGCGGCACCACCTGATTGCGGATCCGGCGGGTGAGCCGGTCCACCGCGGCCAGCCGGGTGAAGTCCAGCGACCGCTGGCGCACCACGCGCATACTGCTGGCCGGCGGCAGCATCAGGCCGCGGTCGGCCCAGATACGGATCGCGTCGTAGGTGACATCGACATCGCAGCGGGACAGGCCGTAGGTGGCGGCGATGAATCGGACCTGAGTGGTCGTGTCCATCACGCCGGTGCCCGAAGCCAGCACCACCTCGCCCACGCGGACCGCGAGATCCAGCACCTCGGCCACCCGGGCGTCGTCGCTGAGATCGATCGGCTGCAGCGGCGCCGGTGCGGAGACGATGGTGTCGACGGTGGCCTGCCGATCGCCAACGAGCACGCCCACAGCCTGACTCACCATCGGGATATGCACGCGGCGCGGCCGTAGTCGGCCCCGCCAGGTTCGCCGTTCGACCGGCGCTCTTGGTTCCTCTCCTCCCGAGGACGTATCCAAACCCATGACCGTCGAAGGTAGTCGAAGCCCTTAACCCCGAACGACAACCGTGATAGAACTTGTTTCAGTTTCGGCGATGGGAGTGTGCGCGGTGCGGTACGGAATTGTGTTGTTCACCAGTGATCGGGGCATCACGCCCGCCGACGCGGCGGCGACCGCCGAGCAGGCCGGTTTCGATTCGTTCTATGTTCCAGAACACACTCACATTCCGGTGGTGCGGGCCGCGGCGCACCCGACCACCGGCGACGCGACCCTCCCCGACGACCGTTACCTGCGCACCCTGGACCCCTGGGTCGCACTCGCCACCGCCACCGCGGTGACCGAGCGGATCACCCTGTCCACCGCGGTGGCGTTGCCCGCCGAACATCACCCCATCGCCCTCGCCAAAACCCTTGCCTCGCTCGACTTCCTGTCCGGCGGACGGGTCAGCCTGGGTGTCGGATTCGGCTGGAACACCGACGAATTGGCCCATCACGGCGTGCCCGCCAACAAGCGCCGGACCGTGCTGCGCGAACACCTGGACGCCATGCGCGCCCTGTGGACCACCGAGGAAGCCAGTTTCGCAGGCGATTTCGTGAACTTCGGACCGAGCTGGTCCTGGCCCAAGCCGGTACAGAAGAGCATCCCGGTGCTGTTGGGCGCGGCCGGCGGCGAGAAGTCCTTCACCTGGCTGGCCAAGAACGCCGACGGGTGGATCACCACGCCGACCGAGGGCGAACTGAGCGCGAAGATCGAACTGCTGCAGCGGATCTGGCGCGAGCAGGGCCGCACCGGATCGCCGGAGATCATCGCGCTGGCCGGGGCGCACAACGCCGAGCAGCTGGCGCGGTGGGCCGAGCTCGGAGTCACCGAGGTGGTCTTCGGACTGCCTGACCGTGATGCCGACGCGGTGCGCGGCTACCTGGGCAAGCTCGCGGGCAAGCTGGGACTGAATCCCTGACCCGAGTCACCGCTCGAACCTCGCGGCTCGAGCGGTGACTTCTGTTCGGGGTCAGCGCAAGTCACGCCGGCGG from Nocardia goodfellowii carries:
- a CDS encoding biliverdin-producing heme oxygenase; its protein translation is MSQAVPFSAQIRTATEAQHAEAENSTFISDMLGGGLPIDSYHRYTGQLWFVYRALEARWDTLAEDPIAGPFIRPELARTAELERDLVALIGPDWRGEVEALPSTAAYAARIDECAREWPAGYIAHHYTRYLGDLSGGQVIRGTAEKLWDLPRRGDGVRFYVFDGISNPAAFKREYRALLDELPLDDLDRRRALAEAQRAFAMNTAMFGELAAEFPARKPS
- a CDS encoding LLM class F420-dependent oxidoreductase — protein: MRYGIVLFTSDRGITPADAAATAEQAGFDSFYVPEHTHIPVVRAAAHPTTGDATLPDDRYLRTLDPWVALATATAVTERITLSTAVALPAEHHPIALAKTLASLDFLSGGRVSLGVGFGWNTDELAHHGVPANKRRTVLREHLDAMRALWTTEEASFAGDFVNFGPSWSWPKPVQKSIPVLLGAAGGEKSFTWLAKNADGWITTPTEGELSAKIELLQRIWREQGRTGSPEIIALAGAHNAEQLARWAELGVTEVVFGLPDRDADAVRGYLGKLAGKLGLNP
- a CDS encoding threonine/serine ThrE exporter family protein, with protein sequence MPMVSQAVGVLVGDRQATVDTIVSAPAPLQPIDLSDDARVAEVLDLAVRVGEVVLASGTGVMDTTTQVRFIAATYGLSRCDVDVTYDAIRIWADRGLMLPPASSMRVVRQRSLDFTRLAAVDRLTRRIRNQVVPPDEARAALDEITRADHPYHRWTATLGWSLLAASIAALLGGNLIVAAVSFAATAAIDRTNRVLNRYGLPFFFQHMVGGAIAATPAILLATFAEPHGISAAPTLVIAAGITVLLSGLQLFGAVQDAITGAPITATARMLEVMMMTGGIIAGIAIALRLGEQVGATVPAIEMLSGRDITNLPVKILAGAVAALAFALACYAEKRALAAAALGGAAGTIVFLLVQYAGFGPVVSSGVAATVVGLAGGLMARRALTPPLVVAVAGITPLLPGLSVYRGLYGLLNDQLIVGLNQLINAFGVSCALAAGVTLGEWFDRTQLRPQILKRAGALRRPIVVRRPRRIRRGQSAH